The sequence below is a genomic window from Fusobacterium perfoetens ATCC 29250.
AGTTTATTAACAACTATAAAATACAAAATAAGACTAGAATATAATAATAATAAAATAGAAATACAAAAAAAATCTGAAAATAAAATGTTAGAAGAAATTATCCAATTACCAAATAAATTAAAATATAGAATTCCCTATACAATAAATAGTAATTTAAAACTATTGGATAGTATGGAAGTAGAAACCACAATAAATGGAAATCTTTCTGATTCCTTTACAACTTATATTTTAGATTATAGTGGAAATATAAAATACAGAGTCGCTGTTTATAGTTTTCAAGAAAATAAATTAGTAAAAATAAATATTTATAAAAAAATATCTGGGAAAAAAATTTCGGAAGATAAATTATTGGATTATCATCAAAGGCTATTTGAAGAAGAGGAGCTAGGAAATGATTGGAGAAAGTGGTAATAAAAAAGAAAAAATTAAATTTGTGAATGCTGCTTTTTCTTCTAATGAAAATTCTAGAATAGAAATTTTTATGAATAATATTTTTATTGATGGAATAAATTTAAATGCTAGTGATATTCATATAGAAACTTATAAGGATTATTTCAGAATAAGATATAGGATAGATGGAATATTGATTGAAAAAGGGCGATATAAAATTCAAGATGTTGCTCCTTTGATTTCAAGAATAAAAATTTTATGTAATTTAGATATTACAGAAAAAAGAATACCACAAGATGGGAGAGTAGATGGTCTATATAAAGGGAGAGAATTAGATTTTAGAGTATCTATTGTCCCAACTTATTTTGGTGAAAAAGTAGTTATAAGAATTTTGTATAAAGAAACTGCCAAAAAAACTTTGGAAGAATTGGGATTTAAAAAAGAATATTATTCAAAATTGTTTGAGATAATAAAAAGAAAATCAGGAATGTTAATTATTTCAGGACCTATGGGAAGCGGAAAAACTACTTCAATGTATGCAATATTAAATGAAATAAATGAAGTAGAGAAAAATATAACAACTATTGAAGATCCTATTGAATATACTTTAGAGGGAATAAATCAAATTCAGTGTAAAAATGATATTGGATTAGATTTTTCAACTGTTTTAAAATCAATATTAAGACAAGATTCTGACGTAATTATGATAGGTGAAATAAGAGATAGGGAAACAGCAGAAATTGCCATAAAAGCTTCTTTAACAGGACATTTGATTATTTCAACTTTACATACAAAAAATTCTGTAAGTGCAATAAAAAGATTGATGAGTTTGGGAATAGATTCATATATGATATCAGCTGGTCTTAAAGGAATACAAAATCAAAGACTTGTTAGAAAATTATGTCCTTATTGTAAAACAGAAGATAATAATTTAGAAGAAAAATTAAAAATTTTAGGTATAGAAAATAATAAAATTTTTAATAATAAGATTTATACTGCAAAAGGTTGTGAACATTGTAATTATACTGGGTATAAAGGAAGAATTTTAGTTGGAGAATTTTTATACATAAATGATGAGATAGAAAATCTAATCACATCTGATTTTAGTACTTTAGAATTAGAGAATAGATTGAAAGAATTAGGGATAAAAACTATAGTAGAAAATGGTTTAGAATTTGTTAAACAAGGTTTAACTTCATTAGATGAGTTAATAAGAGAGTGTTAATTATGAAAATATTTTTTTATTTAGTATGTGATAAGATAGGAAATAAAAAAATAGGTTTTTTAAAGGGGCAATCTAAAAATGAAGTTGAAAATTTTTTGAGAAAAAAAGGTTATTTAATTATAAAAATAAAAAAGATAATTTTTATTCAAAGTGAAATCTCAAAAGTAGAATTAAAAGATTTTTTTATGAAATTAAAATTGTTTGTAAAAAATGGATATCAATTTTATAAAATTATTGAGATTTTTCAGGGGAATGAAAAATTAGATTTTTATATAGAAAGAATGAAAAAATCTATTAATGAAGGAAGAGATTTACATAGCATTTTTGAAGAAAGTGGTTTGCCTTTAAAAGAAGTTGATATATTTATACTAAGAGCAGGAGAAGAAACAGGAAAATTATATAATTCTTTTGAAGGAATAGAGGAAAGAATTTCTCAAGAGATTGAAAAACAAAAGAGGATAAAAAAGATTTTGTTTTATCCAATTTTAGTGTTATCAATAGTTATAGTATTATTAATATTTTTAGGAAAATTTATATTACCTGATTTTGTAAATATTATAGGAAAAGATAGAATTCCAATTTTTACAAGGGTAATAATTTTTTTAGCAAATAATATTATATATGTTTTTTTATTTTTGATTATCTTTTTTATAGGGATAAAAAAATTATATAAGAATAAAAAAGAGAGAATAATAAAATTTTTCTTGAAAAATAAAATATTATCAAAAATAATTGTAGGAAATTTTATATTATATTTTTCAAAAATTTTAGTTATACTTTTGGAATCTGGAATAAGTTTAAGTGATGCTATATCTATAATAATAGATTCTATAAGTAATGATTTTTTTAGAAAAAAATTATTAATAGCTAAAAATCATCTTATAAAAGGAAAAGATATATTTTATTCTTTGAAGTCTATGGATATATTTGATAAGGTAGAATTAGAATTTATAAAAACAGGAGAACAAAGTGGAGAATTGTCCTCTATGTTTCAACTGATATACGAAAGAAAAAAAGAAGTTTTAGATGAAAAAATAGATAGATTTATAAAATTATTGGAACCAACCTTGATTTTAGTTATTGGGATTATTGTAGGAGGAATATTTTTAGGAATATATGGTCCTATATTAGAAATGATGAACAATATATAACAATATAATAAAGGGGGAAGTGTTATGAGCAATAAAGAAAAAGGTTTTTCTTTAATTGAAGTTTTAGTAGTGTTGGGGATAATAGGATTATTTGCTAGTTTTTTAACACCGAAAGTATCAAATTATTTGGCTCTAGGAAAAGATACAAAGGCTATTACTACTTTACAAAATTTAAGAACTGCTTCTGAAATGTATTATTTTACAACTGGAGAAACTTTAGGAAAGGATAAATTAGATGGTAATTTATCAAGTACAGAATTAGAAAAATTAAAAGATTATATTTCAGGTGGATATAAGGAACTTTTAAATAGTAGTGAGGGAGAGGGAAAAGAGATAGTTTGTGAAATAGGTGGAAGTAGAAATGAAAAAATAGATGCTCCAGGAGAAGTAGACTCTGTTATAACTTATGGAGGTAAGGTCAAATTTACTTTTAAAGCTCCTGAAGGAGAAAAATCTGATGGAATAAAATTATGGATATTACCAGAAAATGGGGTAGGAGCTTACACAATAAAAGGAGAAAAATGGACAGAGTTATAATAGAAATATTATTTTTTATAGTATTATTTCTAATAGCTTTTATAGATTTAAAGAAAAAAATAATTCCAGATTCTTTGACAGGATTATTATTCTTATTCGGAGTTTTTAGAATTTTTTTATTTAAGGAAAGTTTTGAAAATAAAATAATAGGAATGAGTCTATTTCCTATATTCTTTTTAATTTTATATGGATATGGAGAAAGTCTATTCAAAAAAGAGGTAGTAGGTTTTGGGGATATAAAATTATTGTGGACAATAGGATTTTTTATAGGTTATAGAGGAATATATGAATTATTGATATTTTATAATATAATTTTTTTAATAGCACCATTATATGGATTTTTATATTATAAGTTTAAAAAGAAAAAAGAAGTTCCATTTGCTCCAATATTGGCAATAGGAACTTTTATTTTTTATATTTTTTAAAGGAATTTTTTATGAAAAGAAAAGGTTTTTTATTGATAGATTTGATTGTATCTATTTTTTTATTTGTTAATGTAATTTTGGGATTACTTTTATTGTTGAATAAAAATAATGATAAAACAAGAAGATTATTGGTAGAAACTGATGAAAAAAGATTGATTTTTAATATAGAAAATATTATTGAAAGAGATTTAAAAAAAGATTTTTCAATAACTAAATATCAATTAATTCAAAAAGATGAAATATTTTATTTAGAAAATCTATCAAAAAATAATGTTACAAAAATTGGAAGATATAAATATTTAAAGTTAGAGGATATAAAAAATATAAAAACTTTAAAAAAAGAAGTTTTATTAGAAAACCAAGTTATAGGAGAAGTATATATTGCTTATTTGGAATTAGAAAATAAAAAAATCGAAAAAATAATAGAGGGAGTTTATGAAAAATAAAGGTTACTTTATTTTAGAAGGGATTGTTGTATTAGGAATTTTTACAACAATACTTACAGTTAGTTTTTCTATTTTTTCAAACTCAATGAAGATAAAAAATAATCTTTTAAATATATCAAATATAGAGATAAATTATAGAAGAAATATTGATTATATGTTAAAAGAGATAAAAAATGGAAAAGAATTAAATTTGGATATGGATAGATTGAAATTTAGAAAAAATATTATTGAAAATAATATTTCTAAAGAGATAGAAATAACTTATTATTTTTCGGGAACTTCTCTATTAAGAAAAGCAAGTAATTCTGAAAAGTATGAAAGTTTTTTAGAAAATATAAAGGGGGAATTTTCTTTTAAAGAAAATCTTTTGAATCTACTATTAAAATTTAAAGATAGAGAGGAAGAATATGTGGTGTATATCCAATAAAAAAAGAGGAAGCCTTTTGATTTTAGTTATATCTCTTTTATCTGTTATTAGTTGGAGTATATTTACAGTTAGTTTTATAATTCAAAAAGAATTTAAAAAGAAAAGTTTAGAAAAACAATTTGAAAAAAGAGTGGAAAAAGAAAAGATTTCTAAAATTTTTATTAAACTTTATACAAATTATATAGGAGAGGAGATAGGTAAAAATTCTGATTTAGAAGATAGGATAGACTATCTCTTATTTTTTAATGGAAAAAATATTGTAGAAAATAATTTTGGAGATAAGGAAGTAATATCAGATAGTGGATACTATATAGAGAAAATTTATTTAAAGAAATCTTATGAAGATGATAATTTATACAAAGAGATTTATTCTAAAGATAGAGGGCAAAAAAATAATTATAGAGGAATAATAAATAATTTTTCTTATATAAATAACTATAATCAAATTAAAGTAAATTTAAAAAAAATAGAAAGTATAGTGGAAATTAATAATAAAATTTATAAAACCGATATTTTGGGAATAGTAGAAATAAAATATTTTTTTAAAGGAAGCAATTATCCTTGGGAAAAGTTTGAGAAAATTAGAGGAGATATAGATGTATACTTTTATGAAAAGTAAAAGATTAATAGTAGAAATAGGAGAAAATCAAATAAAAATCTTATTAAATGATGAAGAAGTTGAAAAAATTAATAGAACTTTTAGTTATTTGGATGAAGATTTAAAAAAAATAAAGAAAATATTCCTTAGGAAAAAAGTAAATTTTATTTTTAAAGATGATTTCTTTATAAAAAAAGAATTATTGGATAAAGAAAAATTAGAATATATTGATGTAAAAAGATATATAAAAAATGAACTTTTAGAGAATTTGGAAAAGGAAAAAGATTTTTATTCTGTGAATTATTTTTACAATGAAAATGAAGAGTGTGAAATTTTTATATATGAAGAGGGAATTATATCAAATTTCATAGAATTTTTGTTGAAAGAAAATATAAATGTTGAGGAGATATATTTTTCTGAAAAGTATATTTTAACTGATTATAAAGAAGTTCTAAAAAATAATAAAAAAGATAATATATTTTGGATAATTTTAATAATAGGGCTTGTATTAGGGATTAGTTATGGGGGAAATCTTTATTGTAAAAAAGTTTTGGAGACACAATTAGAAGAAATAAAAAATAATTTTTATAGTAAAGAAAAAATTTTGAATGATAAAAAAACAGAGTTAGAAAGTATAAAAACTGAAATAGAATTTTTAAAAAAAGAAATCAGTAAAAATAATATAAAAAATAAAAAATTTTTAAATGAAATTATGTGGATAATAAATATTGCTCCAAATTCCTTAGGATTTAATAAGGTTTATTGGGAAAAAGGAAATATAATAATAAATGGGGCTGGAGATAGATTAGAAGATATATTGTATTTTATTAAGTTGTTAGAAAATGATGAGCGAATAGAAAAATTGAATTATGATTATATAATTAAAAAGGAAAATATTTATGATTTTATATTGGAGTTGAAAGTTTTTTATGAATGATTTAGATTTAAAAAATAAAATAATTTTATTAATTGTTATTTTAGGAGGGGTAATTTCTTTTTTTATAACTCCATTAGAGAAAAATCTATCTTTGAAAAAGGAGATTAAAAATTACTCATACAAATTGAAGAATAGCGATAAAAAAATATCCATAGTTAAAAATAAACTTTTGGAAGTAGAAAAAGAACTTGGAAATCTTCAAATTGAAGAAAAGAGTATGGAAGAAAAAGTTTATAAATTTAATAGTACCTCTCAAGGAAATCTCTATATAAATAATTTAATTGAAAAAAATAATTTGGAAGTTTTAGAAATCGGAAGAATAGAAAGAATGGAAAAAAGTATTTTTATACCATATAAAATTATTGGTAGAGAGGAAAATATAATAAAGTTTATAGAGAAAGTAGAAAATGAAAATAAAATTTTTCTTTTAAATAGTAGTTTTGAACTTTTAAAAGAGAATGAATTATTAAAAATTAGTTTTAGAGGGAATTATTTTGTAGAGAAAAATGAAAAAATAATCAATGAGGGGGAGAGAAAAAATTTAAGTGGTAAAAAATTTTGGGTAGAAAAAGTAGAATTTATAAATGATAATGTGGGGATAATAGAATTGTTAGATAAAAAAATTTATATAAATAGAGAGAAAATAATAGAAATTTATGGGAATAACTATATATTTAGAATAGAAAATAAAAAATTAACTATTGGGGAGAAAATATTATGAAAAAAATAATTATTGGGATTGTATTCCTAGTCTTTTCTGTATTTTTATTTGGAAAAGATGAAAATATAAAAAAATTGGGAACTGTTTATTATTCTAATGAGATAAATGTTAAAGATATAAGTTTAGAAAACTTTTTGTTATTTTTATCTGAAGAAAGTGGAGTAACTGTTATATCATCTCAAAAAATAAAAAATGATAAAATATCTTTATATATTAATGAGAATAAAAATTTTTTTGAGATTTTAGATATTTTATGCAATTCACAAGAATATATGATAAAGGATAGAGGAAATTATATTTATATATGTTCTAGGTTTGAGAATAAAGAAAATAAAGGAATTTTAGTAGGGAGAGTTTTATCTGATGATTTTGGCGAAAATTTAGAAAAGGTAAAAATTACTCTTTTAGATGGATATTCAAAACCAAATTATACTTCTAGTGATGGAGTATATAAAATAGATGATATCTCTTATGGAGTCTATTTTTTGAGGGTGGAAAAAGAGGGGTATGATACAGTTGGAGAAATAATCACTATAGATAAATCTTATAATATTTTAAATATTAATTTAAAAAAGAAATATCAAGTGATAAACAAACAAGAAATTTCTAAAAAACAATTTGTGGTTAAAAAAGTTAAAATTGGGGATTTAGAAAATTTAAAAGTAGAAGAATTTATTTCAGATGAATTAAGAAATAGTGTGAAATTTACAAGAGATAATAAGAAAAATATTTTATATATAAGTGGAAGTGAAGAAAAGGTTGATATAGTAAAAGAAAATATAGAAAAAATTTGTCATTCAAATAAAGGGATAAGAATATCAGCTCAAATTTTAGATATAACAGATAATTTATTTGAAGAACTTGGTTTTTCTTGGATATATGGAAATAATGAAGAGGGATATAAAGATAATCAACTTGTAGGAAGTTCTTT
It includes:
- a CDS encoding type II secretion system F family protein yields the protein MKIFFYLVCDKIGNKKIGFLKGQSKNEVENFLRKKGYLIIKIKKIIFIQSEISKVELKDFFMKLKLFVKNGYQFYKIIEIFQGNEKLDFYIERMKKSINEGRDLHSIFEESGLPLKEVDIFILRAGEETGKLYNSFEGIEERISQEIEKQKRIKKILFYPILVLSIVIVLLIFLGKFILPDFVNIIGKDRIPIFTRVIIFLANNIIYVFLFLIIFFIGIKKLYKNKKERIIKFFLKNKILSKIIVGNFILYFSKILVILLESGISLSDAISIIIDSISNDFFRKKLLIAKNHLIKGKDIFYSLKSMDIFDKVELEFIKTGEQSGELSSMFQLIYERKKEVLDEKIDRFIKLLEPTLILVIGIIVGGIFLGIYGPILEMMNNI
- a CDS encoding type II secretion system protein: MSNKEKGFSLIEVLVVLGIIGLFASFLTPKVSNYLALGKDTKAITTLQNLRTASEMYYFTTGETLGKDKLDGNLSSTELEKLKDYISGGYKELLNSSEGEGKEIVCEIGGSRNEKIDAPGEVDSVITYGGKVKFTFKAPEGEKSDGIKLWILPENGVGAYTIKGEKWTEL
- a CDS encoding GspE/PulE family protein, which produces MIGESGNKKEKIKFVNAAFSSNENSRIEIFMNNIFIDGINLNASDIHIETYKDYFRIRYRIDGILIEKGRYKIQDVAPLISRIKILCNLDITEKRIPQDGRVDGLYKGRELDFRVSIVPTYFGEKVVIRILYKETAKKTLEELGFKKEYYSKLFEIIKRKSGMLIISGPMGSGKTTSMYAILNEINEVEKNITTIEDPIEYTLEGINQIQCKNDIGLDFSTVLKSILRQDSDVIMIGEIRDRETAEIAIKASLTGHLIISTLHTKNSVSAIKRLMSLGIDSYMISAGLKGIQNQRLVRKLCPYCKTEDNNLEEKLKILGIENNKIFNNKIYTAKGCEHCNYTGYKGRILVGEFLYINDEIENLITSDFSTLELENRLKELGIKTIVENGLEFVKQGLTSLDELIREC
- a CDS encoding prepilin peptidase, with translation MDRVIIEILFFIVLFLIAFIDLKKKIIPDSLTGLLFLFGVFRIFLFKESFENKIIGMSLFPIFFLILYGYGESLFKKEVVGFGDIKLLWTIGFFIGYRGIYELLIFYNIIFLIAPLYGFLYYKFKKKKEVPFAPILAIGTFIFYIF
- a CDS encoding type II secretion system protein GspD, which translates into the protein MKKIIIGIVFLVFSVFLFGKDENIKKLGTVYYSNEINVKDISLENFLLFLSEESGVTVISSQKIKNDKISLYINENKNFFEILDILCNSQEYMIKDRGNYIYICSRFENKENKGILVGRVLSDDFGENLEKVKITLLDGYSKPNYTSSDGVYKIDDISYGVYFLRVEKEGYDTVGEIITIDKSYNILNINLKKKYQVINKQEISKKQFVVKKVKIGDLENLKVEEFISDELRNSVKFTRDNKKNILYISGSEEKVDIVKENIEKICHSNKGIRISAQILDITDNLFEELGFSWIYGNNEEGYKDNQLVGSSLNNSYIGGIGSIFTTTFNYIKTFKNNEDYLNFGINLLKSTQDLKISSTPVIVTSNGEEASLKVILEQIVGQERVENTDNNQNTYIPIFREAGVILKVLPEILDDEYISLKVSIESSDFKILNENTSSETDGENNYGGKVSRNIESTLRIKNGETVFLSGLKKGIVQKNQSKVPFIGDIPVIGFFFSNNKDIKQVTDLYIRLRVDVIENKGFQGIDMKNFEKIN